From a region of the Rhodococcus sp. 4CII genome:
- a CDS encoding NlpC/P60 family protein, which yields MASQVSRRNVRRAVVAGALAVGALTATAAPAAADPVTIPGVGTFEIPGVAIPQIPGIPNLPTPPAPASTAGEKAVQAAQTKLGSPYVYGAAGPNSFDCSGLVQWAFKQAGLNLPRTSYAQAAAGTPVSQSDLRPGDVISFYGGSHSGIYAGNGNVIHASTEGQPVKLAPIASMPFDGARRY from the coding sequence GTGGCGTCACAAGTTTCCAGGCGGAATGTGCGACGGGCAGTCGTCGCCGGCGCGCTCGCAGTCGGAGCGCTCACCGCTACCGCGGCCCCCGCGGCCGCAGACCCCGTCACCATCCCCGGTGTCGGAACGTTCGAGATCCCCGGTGTCGCAATCCCGCAGATCCCGGGCATCCCGAACCTGCCGACGCCGCCGGCGCCGGCCAGCACCGCAGGTGAGAAGGCTGTTCAGGCCGCTCAGACCAAGCTCGGCTCGCCGTACGTCTACGGCGCCGCAGGTCCCAACTCGTTCGACTGCTCCGGCCTGGTGCAGTGGGCGTTCAAGCAGGCCGGACTGAACCTGCCGCGCACCAGCTACGCGCAGGCGGCCGCCGGTACTCCCGTGTCGCAGTCCGATCTCCGTCCCGGCGACGTGATCTCCTTCTACGGCGGTTCGCACTCGGGCATCTACGCCGGCAACGGCAACGTGATCCACGCATCGACCGAGGGTCAGCCCGTCAAGTTGGCGCCCATCGCCTCGATGCCGTTCGACGGCGCACGCCGCTACTGA
- a CDS encoding C40 family peptidase, translating to MASHKMKRSLGSVLTAGMLSVALVSLPSIQAGADPVTPNPTDALTKLGDLSRQSEQTSEALHNAQIDLEAKQGAQRDADAKLAADQGVLDAANARVAVFQPVVNKLATANYQGARTNRLFAVMVSDSPQQLLDQMSALDVISNDTRNQVAQFQSATADATEAASASKQSADAARSATEQAKAVSDDLQRKQSDLQAQIADVIKAFGDLSGAERDQLVGTPFPPGFDPNTILAHLTPGSGTSALQAAMTRIGDPYVWGATGPDEFDCSGLVVWAYKQIGKTLPRSSQAQAGGGTPVSRDDLQPGDVVLFYNDASHVGLYAGNGNILHASTFGVPVRIESMAKFPFYGARRY from the coding sequence GTGGCCTCACACAAGATGAAGCGCTCCCTGGGCAGCGTGCTCACAGCCGGGATGCTGTCGGTGGCACTCGTGTCGCTACCGTCGATTCAGGCGGGTGCAGACCCGGTCACTCCCAACCCCACGGACGCACTGACGAAACTTGGCGATCTGTCCCGGCAGTCCGAGCAGACGTCCGAGGCACTACACAATGCGCAGATCGATCTCGAGGCCAAGCAGGGGGCGCAGCGCGACGCCGACGCGAAGCTCGCCGCGGACCAGGGCGTCCTCGACGCGGCAAACGCGCGTGTCGCCGTGTTCCAGCCGGTGGTGAACAAACTCGCCACCGCCAATTACCAGGGCGCCCGGACCAATCGCCTGTTCGCCGTGATGGTGAGCGATTCACCGCAGCAACTCCTGGACCAGATGTCCGCACTCGACGTCATCTCGAACGACACCCGCAACCAGGTTGCACAGTTCCAGTCGGCCACAGCGGACGCCACCGAGGCGGCCTCGGCGTCGAAGCAGTCCGCGGATGCCGCGCGGTCCGCGACGGAACAGGCCAAGGCGGTCAGCGACGATCTGCAACGCAAACAGAGCGACCTGCAGGCGCAGATCGCCGACGTGATCAAGGCGTTCGGAGACCTCAGCGGCGCGGAGCGCGACCAACTGGTGGGAACCCCGTTCCCGCCCGGCTTCGATCCGAACACGATCCTCGCGCATCTCACGCCCGGCTCGGGCACCAGTGCGCTGCAGGCGGCCATGACCCGGATCGGCGACCCGTACGTGTGGGGCGCCACCGGTCCCGACGAATTCGACTGCTCCGGACTCGTCGTGTGGGCGTACAAGCAGATCGGCAAGACGCTGCCGAGGTCGAGTCAGGCGCAGGCCGGCGGCGGTACCCCGGTGTCCCGTGACGACCTCCAGCCCGGCGACGTCGTCCTCTTCTACAACGACGCATCGCACGTCGGTCTGTACGCCGGAAACGGCAACATACTGCACGCCTCGACCTTC